The sequence TGCCAGCGAAGCACTGATTGGCATCGCCATCGGTATTTATGGATTGGCTCAAGCTATTTTCCAGATCCCATTTGGGCTGGTTTCTGACCGTATTGGTCGTAAACCGATGATTGTCGGCGGCCTGCTGATATTTGCTCTGGGCAGTATTATTGCTGCGCTGAGTGATTCTATCTGGGGCATCATTCTGGGCCGTGCGCTACAAGGTTCTGGGGCGATTGCCGCTGCTGTCATGGCATTGTTATCAGATTTGACCCGTGAGCAAAACCGAACCAAAGCAATGGCATTTATCGGTGTCAGTTTCGGTATTACCTTTGCAATCGCAATGGTGGTCGGCCCAATCGTCACACATGCTTTTGGTTTACAAGCCCTGTTTTGGGGAATAGCAATACTGGCGCTATTGGGTATTGTCATCACATTGGCGGTGGTACCAGATGCTGATAGTCATGTGCTGAACCGCGAATCCAGTATCGTCAAAGGCAGCGTGAGCAAAGTGCTCAATAACAGCCGACTGCTCAAACTCAATTTTGGCATCATGTGCTTGCACATCTTATTGATGTCGAGCTTTGTTGCCTTGCCGCAAATTATGGCAAGTGCAGGATTAGCGCCTGCCCAGCATTGGATTGTCTATCTGGTGACCATGTTGGTTTCTTTCGCCGCTGTCGTGCCGTTTATTATTTATGCTGAAGTTAAACGCCGCATGAAGCAGGTTTTTATGGGCTGTGTCGCGGTGCTATTTGCTGCTGAAGTGGTGCTGTGGTCAGCCGGGCAACAGTTGTGGGTCATTATTGCCGGCGTGCAGTTATTCTTTATTGCTTTCAATGTGATGGAAGCTATCTTACCGTCATTGATCAGTAAAGAATCCCCTGCGGGCTATAAAGGTACTGCCATGGGGATTTACTCCACCAGCCAGTTTATTGGTGTGGCTATCGGCGGCAGTTTAGGCGGCTGGATATTTGGCATGGAAGGGGCAAGTATGGTGTTTGCCGCCGGGGCAGTTATCGCGCTGGTGTGGTTTGGTGTGAGTGCAACGATGCAAGAACCACCTTATGTCAGTAGCCTGCGAATTACCTTGTCAGAATTGGCCGTAAAAGACTCCGCATTGGAAGAGCGAATCAAAGCGCAACCCGGAGTTACTGAAGCGGTAGTGGTGAGAGCAGAACGCAGCGCTTACGTCAAAGTGGATACCAAAAAAACTAATCGCAATCAGCTTGAAGAGTTAGTTAACGCGATATAAACAAAAGCAGGTACAAAAGTGATGACCACCTTTGTACCTGACTTAGCTCAATATCAGTCGCGGAAGTTATTGAACTGGAATGGCTGGCCCAGATCAGCACCACGGATCAATGCCATCACACCCTGCAAATCATCACGTGCTTTGCCGGTTACCCGAACTTGTTCGCCCTGAATCTGTGCCTGCACTTTGAGTTTGCTGTCTTTAATCAGCTTAACCAACTTCTTCGCCTGCACACTTTCAATGCCTTGTTTCAACTTGGCTTCTACACTGTAGGTTTTGCCACTGCGATCCATTTCTTCTGGGATCTCCAGTGCCGCGCCTTCAATGCCGCGCTTGCTCAGTTGAGCACGCAAAATATCCAGCAGTTGCTCAACCTGAAAATCAGATTCACTGGCAACTTTGATACTTTCGTTCTTTTCATTTAACTCAAAACTCGCTGGAACATTACGGAAATCCCAACGGTTTGCTAAATCACGAGTGGCGTTTTCCACTGCGTTACGCACTTCCTGCATATCAATTTCAGATACGATGTCGAAAGATGGCATATTCCCTCCTCCTGATAAGATGAATGGCGAGCATAATAACCGCTTTATCCCAACAGACAAAGCCAAGCTGCTGACAATTAATCAACTTACACCCTGTTCTTAGCAAAGCCAATGTGCAGCTAACTCTGCGTTTAATGACCAAAAAGTCTATAATCAAAGCATAACACTTAGAAAGAAACAGTGAATTTCCGCCCACACCAAGGAGGCCTCAATGAAAATTACTGTGCTTGGTTGCGGAGCTCTCGGGCAGCTATGGTTATCCGCGTTATACCAGCAAGGTCACGATGTACAAGGCTGGCTTCGCGTGCCACAGCCCTTTTGTTCAGTCAATGTCATTACGTTAAGTGGCGAGGCATTTAATCAGAATCTCTCCACGAATGATCCAGAGCATTTGTCCAAAAGTGAATTATTATTGGTTTGCTTAAAAGCATGGCAAGTTTCCAGCGCAATCAATGCCTTACTGCCCAAGCTTAACCCCGAATGTAAGATTTTACTGCTGCACAATGGGATGGGCACACAGGAAGAATTACCACGAGATGACCATGTCTTCCTCCACGGAGTCACCACTCATGCGGCACGTCACGATGGCAACACAATTGTCCATGTCGCCAGTGGTATTACCCACATTGGCCCAATGTCCCCCATTGATACCGACATCAGCCATCTGGCAGATATCTTGCATCAAGCCTTACCGGACGTGGCTTGGCACAATGACATCTCAGCGGCATGCTGGCAGAAATTGGCGGTAAACTGTGTCATTAACCCACTGACTGGCCTGTATAACTGCCGCAATGGTGATTTACAGCGCTATCCAGAGCTGATTACAATTTTATGTGCTGAAGTCGCCAGCGTGATGGAGATGGAGGGCTACCATACCTCCACTGAAAGTCTGCTCAGTTACGTGAATAATGTTATCCAGAGTACCGCTGATAATGTTTCATCATTACTACAGGATTTGCGCCGCCAACGGCACACTGAGATAGATTACATTACTGGTTATTTACTGCGGCGCGCGCGGAATCACGGCATGACCTTGCCGGAGAATGCCCGGCTGTATGACTTAATTAAACGTAAGGAAAATGAGTATGAGCGTATCGGCGCTGGTTTGCCTGGCTCCTGGTAGTGAAGAAACCGAGGCCGTTACCACCATTGATATTCTGGTGCGCGCAGGTATTAGTGTCACGACGGCCAGTGTCGCCGGTGACGGAGCATTGGAAATCACGTGCTCACGCGGCGTCCGTTTACTGGCCGATGCCCGCTTGGTGGATGTAGCAGATCAAAAATTTGATGTGGTAGTGCTGCCC comes from Yersinia canariae and encodes:
- a CDS encoding MFS transporter gives rise to the protein MNDNKMTPLELRATWGLGTVFSLRMLGMFMVLPVLTTYGMALSGASEALIGIAIGIYGLAQAIFQIPFGLVSDRIGRKPMIVGGLLIFALGSIIAALSDSIWGIILGRALQGSGAIAAAVMALLSDLTREQNRTKAMAFIGVSFGITFAIAMVVGPIVTHAFGLQALFWGIAILALLGIVITLAVVPDADSHVLNRESSIVKGSVSKVLNNSRLLKLNFGIMCLHILLMSSFVALPQIMASAGLAPAQHWIVYLVTMLVSFAAVVPFIIYAEVKRRMKQVFMGCVAVLFAAEVVLWSAGQQLWVIIAGVQLFFIAFNVMEAILPSLISKESPAGYKGTAMGIYSTSQFIGVAIGGSLGGWIFGMEGASMVFAAGAVIALVWFGVSATMQEPPYVSSLRITLSELAVKDSALEERIKAQPGVTEAVVVRAERSAYVKVDTKKTNRNQLEELVNAI
- a CDS encoding YajQ family cyclic di-GMP-binding protein, with translation MPSFDIVSEIDMQEVRNAVENATRDLANRWDFRNVPASFELNEKNESIKVASESDFQVEQLLDILRAQLSKRGIEGAALEIPEEMDRSGKTYSVEAKLKQGIESVQAKKLVKLIKDSKLKVQAQIQGEQVRVTGKARDDLQGVMALIRGADLGQPFQFNNFRD
- the panE gene encoding 2-dehydropantoate 2-reductase, translated to MKITVLGCGALGQLWLSALYQQGHDVQGWLRVPQPFCSVNVITLSGEAFNQNLSTNDPEHLSKSELLLVCLKAWQVSSAINALLPKLNPECKILLLHNGMGTQEELPRDDHVFLHGVTTHAARHDGNTIVHVASGITHIGPMSPIDTDISHLADILHQALPDVAWHNDISAACWQKLAVNCVINPLTGLYNCRNGDLQRYPELITILCAEVASVMEMEGYHTSTESLLSYVNNVIQSTADNVSSLLQDLRRQRHTEIDYITGYLLRRARNHGMTLPENARLYDLIKRKENEYERIGAGLPGSW